From the candidate division Zixibacteria bacterium HGW-Zixibacteria-1 genome, one window contains:
- a CDS encoding SAM-dependent methyltransferase gives MRAPADSRVAGSFRDPAGFIFSHGSALYRQVNLSYRDNYDHLIDSGLYRRLVEANLLVAHEETDHPPIEPEAAYKVIKPRRIEFISYPYEWCFSQLKDAALATLEIQKQALECSMTLKDASAYNIQFDNGRPILIDTLSFEKYIEGEPWLAYRQFCRHFLAPLALMSYLDIRFGQLMRVHLDGIPLDMTAALLPWRTWLSLPLLAHIHLHVRSQRHFKSKSIHNGGGMVSRNAMLGLIDSLESAVRKLKWRRKKTLWADYYDNNNYDSAALEHKQQLVSQYIDMTMPTRLWDLGANNGRFSRLAAEKGAFTVAFDLDYGAVEEDYIENIRAGERRILPLVLDLVNPSSGTGWAHRERMSLLERAPADTVMALALIHHLAIGDNLAFGQIAHFFRAIGQNLIIEFVPKDDSQVQRMLASRRDIFDDYTQEAFEKAFAEHFNIIRSEPIIDTRRTLYLMSGR, from the coding sequence ATGCGCGCACCAGCCGACAGCCGGGTGGCCGGATCTTTCCGCGACCCCGCCGGTTTTATTTTCAGCCATGGAAGCGCGCTCTATCGCCAGGTTAACCTCTCTTACCGCGATAACTATGACCATTTGATTGATTCCGGGCTGTATCGCAGGCTGGTGGAGGCGAACCTTCTGGTTGCGCACGAAGAAACCGATCATCCGCCAATCGAGCCCGAAGCGGCCTATAAGGTCATCAAACCGCGCCGGATAGAATTTATCTCGTATCCGTATGAGTGGTGTTTCAGCCAGCTCAAGGATGCCGCTCTGGCCACCCTCGAAATACAAAAACAGGCTCTTGAGTGCAGCATGACCCTCAAGGATGCCTCTGCCTATAATATCCAGTTCGACAACGGCCGCCCGATTCTGATCGACACCCTTTCTTTCGAAAAATATATCGAGGGCGAGCCATGGCTCGCTTATCGCCAGTTCTGCCGGCATTTCCTGGCGCCGCTGGCTTTGATGAGTTACCTCGATATTCGCTTCGGGCAGTTGATGCGGGTGCATCTTGACGGTATCCCGCTCGATATGACCGCCGCGCTTCTTCCCTGGCGGACATGGCTGTCGCTCCCGCTGCTGGCCCATATTCATCTTCATGTCCGGAGCCAGCGCCATTTCAAATCGAAAAGCATACATAACGGCGGCGGTATGGTGAGCCGAAACGCCATGTTGGGATTGATCGACAGTCTCGAATCGGCTGTCCGAAAACTGAAATGGCGCCGAAAGAAAACGCTCTGGGCCGATTATTACGATAACAACAATTATGATTCCGCGGCGCTGGAGCACAAGCAACAGCTTGTCTCACAATATATTGATATGACCATGCCGACCCGTCTCTGGGATCTGGGCGCCAACAACGGCCGTTTCAGCCGTCTGGCGGCCGAAAAAGGCGCCTTCACGGTGGCTTTCGATCTCGATTACGGCGCGGTCGAGGAAGATTATATTGAAAATATTCGCGCCGGCGAAAGACGGATTTTGCCGCTCGTGCTCGACCTGGTTAATCCCAGTTCCGGGACAGGTTGGGCGCACCGGGAACGGATGTCTCTTCTCGAGCGGGCGCCGGCCGATACCGTTATGGCCCTGGCCCTGATACATCACCTCGCTATCGGCGATAACCTGGCCTTCGGGCAGATAGCCCATTTCTTTCGTGCCATCGGACAGAATCTCATCATCGAATTCGTACCTAAGGATGATTCACAGGTGCAGCGGATGCTGGCCAGCCGCCGCGATATTTTTGATGATTACACTCAGGAAGCCTTCGAGAAGGCCTTCGCCGAGCATTTCAATATCATAAGGTCCGAGCCGATTATCGACACCAGAAGAACTCTCTATCTCATGTCCGGCAGATGA
- a CDS encoding DNA-binding response regulator: MKKKILIVEDEEHIADGLQLNLEAEGYETVIASDGQMALDYWRQGGFDLIILDIMLPGRDGLEVCRTIRKEAGRVPVLFLSARDREDDRVAGLLAGGDDYMTKPFNLKELILRVAAIFRRQVWYSTSPLDDNQVKFGDFWVDTNTYKASGVDGEIELSQKEVMIMKFLAEHADEVVTRDMLLNAVWGYNVYPSSRTVDNFIVRLRKIFEPDQANPKYIHTIRGAGYKFTPDGE, from the coding sequence ATGAAAAAAAAGATTTTGATTGTCGAGGACGAAGAGCATATCGCCGACGGGCTTCAGTTGAATCTCGAAGCGGAGGGGTATGAGACGGTCATTGCCTCCGACGGCCAGATGGCGCTGGACTACTGGCGGCAGGGCGGTTTCGATTTGATAATTCTCGACATCATGCTTCCGGGCAGGGACGGGCTCGAAGTGTGCCGGACCATTCGCAAAGAGGCCGGGCGCGTTCCGGTGCTGTTTCTGTCGGCCCGCGACCGCGAGGATGATCGTGTCGCCGGTTTGCTGGCCGGCGGCGATGACTACATGACCAAACCGTTCAATCTCAAGGAATTGATTCTCAGAGTAGCGGCCATCTTCCGCCGACAGGTATGGTACAGCACCAGTCCGCTCGATGATAACCAGGTCAAATTCGGTGATTTCTGGGTCGATACCAACACCTACAAAGCATCCGGCGTCGACGGCGAGATCGAGCTATCCCAGAAAGAAGTCATGATCATGAAATTTCTGGCCGAACACGCCGATGAGGTCGTCACGCGCGACATGCTGCTCAACGCCGTCTGGGGGTACAATGTTTATCCATCAAGCCGGACGGTCGATAATTTTATCGTCAGGCTGCGCAAAATATTCGAGCCGGATCAGGCCAATCCCAAATATATTCACACCATTCGCGGAGCCGGGTATAAATTCACTCCCGACGGCGAATGA
- the hemN gene encoding oxygen-independent coproporphyrinogen III oxidase translates to MSDNNGSIKVPVELLRKYDRPGPRYTSYPTAPVWSDKVISENYAAALKTASKQTDQPLAAYVHIPFCRRRCYYCGCNTYITKSSDRVKKYIDALITEIKLTAELLGGRKKISQLHFGGGTPTYVEIDDFNRILGALEENFEFIPGCEKSLEIDPRVTTFEQLDYLAGRGFNRISVGVQDVDPTVQEAIGRIQSFELVSEVVEYCRQLKFKGINIDLIYGLPKQTIERFDGSLLKAVQLKPDRVALYSFAYLPDAKANQKKISPDDLPATEIKYRLFADAVKIFTGHGYRQIGMDHFALPEDELSIAQEDGRLYRNFMGYTVQSSPDMIGLGMSSIGYINHSFFQNHSSLDAYMNVIGEERLATYRGMILSYDDLIRQNVIMSLMCNFRLDFNDLKEKFGIDYHTYFTDEHQKLAEFFTDDFLEMHNGGIKVTPVGRTFIRNIAMTYDNYLGGRLPGKKPTFSRTI, encoded by the coding sequence ATGTCCGACAACAATGGTTCAATAAAGGTGCCGGTCGAGTTGCTCCGTAAGTACGACCGCCCCGGCCCCAGATACACGAGTTATCCGACGGCGCCGGTGTGGTCGGACAAGGTAATCTCCGAAAATTATGCGGCGGCCCTGAAAACGGCCTCGAAGCAGACCGACCAACCGCTAGCGGCATACGTGCATATTCCCTTCTGCCGCAGGCGATGTTATTACTGCGGATGCAACACCTATATAACCAAAAGTTCCGATCGTGTAAAAAAGTACATCGATGCCCTGATTACCGAAATAAAGCTGACCGCCGAATTGCTCGGCGGGCGGAAAAAAATCAGCCAGCTCCATTTCGGAGGCGGAACGCCGACCTATGTCGAGATCGATGATTTCAATCGCATTCTCGGTGCTCTCGAAGAAAATTTCGAATTTATTCCGGGATGTGAGAAATCGCTGGAGATCGATCCGCGCGTCACCACTTTCGAGCAGCTCGATTATCTGGCGGGCCGCGGTTTCAACCGTATCTCGGTCGGGGTGCAGGATGTCGATCCGACCGTCCAGGAGGCCATCGGCCGCATCCAGTCATTCGAACTTGTCAGCGAAGTAGTCGAATACTGCCGCCAGCTGAAATTCAAGGGTATCAATATTGATCTGATTTATGGGTTGCCGAAACAGACCATTGAGCGGTTCGACGGGTCACTTCTAAAAGCCGTCCAGCTTAAACCGGATCGGGTCGCTCTTTACAGCTTTGCTTATTTGCCGGATGCCAAAGCCAACCAGAAAAAAATCAGCCCCGATGATCTTCCCGCCACCGAGATCAAGTACCGCCTATTTGCCGATGCCGTCAAAATATTCACCGGTCACGGTTATCGCCAGATCGGCATGGATCATTTTGCGCTTCCCGAGGATGAGCTGTCGATCGCGCAGGAGGACGGCCGCCTGTACCGAAACTTTATGGGCTACACGGTGCAGTCATCGCCCGATATGATCGGTCTGGGGATGTCGTCGATCGGCTATATCAATCATTCTTTCTTCCAGAATCATTCGAGCCTTGACGCCTATATGAATGTCATCGGTGAAGAGCGTCTCGCGACTTATCGCGGGATGATACTATCCTATGACGACCTCATCCGCCAGAACGTCATTATGTCATTGATGTGCAATTTCCGCCTTGATTTCAATGATCTCAAGGAAAAATTCGGTATCGATTATCATACTTATTTCACGGATGAACATCAAAAACTGGCCGAGTTTTTTACCGATGATTTCCTCGAAATGCACAACGGCGGTATCAAAGTCACGCCGGTCGGCCGGACCTTTATCCGGAACATCGCCATGACCTATGACAACTACCTTGGCGGCCGACTTCCCGGCAAAAAACCGACTTTCTCAAGAACAATTTAA
- the hemE gene encoding uroporphyrinogen decarboxylase has product MAIADSNFIKACYGRNDGPIPVWIMRQAGRYLPEYQAIRDKVSFLELCRTPELIAEVVRQPIARFDLDAAILFSDILTILEPMGVKIDFPDGGPEIEAPITKPEDIDRLIEFDIAAEMPYVLDGIRKIKEILPDKPLIGFAGSPFTVACYLIQGKGSKNFDIAKKFIHQYPSAAKRLIDFLSKITARYLEAQIEAGADTVQLFESWGGVLSRDDFKTMSVDAVNKIFSSIAGKNVPRILFVNNIAPYIDMIKDVDCEVVSIDYRMNLAAAARMLPGKAMQGNLDPAVLFGSVEHVREKTKALLDSVDDLSRLIFNLGHGIMVKTPIESVHTMVETVRNYRK; this is encoded by the coding sequence GTGGCAATAGCCGACAGCAACTTTATCAAAGCCTGTTACGGCCGCAATGACGGGCCGATTCCGGTCTGGATCATGCGCCAGGCGGGGCGTTATTTGCCCGAATACCAGGCGATTCGTGACAAAGTTTCGTTTCTGGAGTTGTGCCGGACACCGGAACTTATCGCCGAAGTTGTCAGGCAGCCGATCGCGCGATTCGATCTCGATGCCGCCATTCTCTTTTCCGACATTCTCACGATTCTGGAACCGATGGGCGTCAAGATTGATTTTCCCGACGGCGGCCCCGAAATCGAAGCGCCGATAACCAAACCGGAAGACATCGACCGCCTGATCGAATTCGATATTGCCGCCGAAATGCCTTATGTGCTGGACGGCATCAGGAAAATAAAAGAGATTCTTCCCGATAAACCGCTGATCGGTTTTGCCGGCTCGCCCTTCACGGTAGCCTGCTATCTTATTCAGGGCAAAGGCTCCAAAAATTTCGATATCGCCAAAAAGTTTATACATCAATATCCATCGGCGGCAAAACGATTGATCGATTTTCTTTCGAAAATCACCGCCCGTTATCTCGAGGCACAAATCGAGGCCGGTGCCGATACGGTGCAATTGTTCGAAAGCTGGGGCGGGGTGCTTTCCCGCGATGATTTCAAGACCATGTCGGTCGATGCCGTCAATAAAATATTTAGTTCAATCGCCGGGAAGAATGTCCCGCGTATTTTATTTGTGAATAATATCGCGCCATATATCGATATGATTAAAGATGTCGATTGCGAAGTGGTCAGCATCGATTACCGCATGAATCTGGCGGCCGCGGCCAGGATGCTGCCCGGTAAAGCGATGCAGGGGAACCTGGATCCGGCGGTGCTCTTCGGTTCGGTCGAGCATGTGCGGGAAAAAACGAAGGCGCTTCTGGACAGTGTCGATGATCTCTCGCGGCTGATTTTCAATCTCGGTCATGGCATTATGGTCAAAACCCCCATCGAATCGGTTCATACCATGGTAGAAACAGTGCGCAATTACAGGAAATGA
- the hemL gene encoding glutamate-1-semialdehyde-2,1-aminomutase → MDGKKFSTEKSQELLEKSSKVIPGGVNSPVRAFKSVGGIPRFIERGEGAYLYDVDGNRYLDFCSSWGPLILGHGDPDVVAAVKKQAERGMTFGASTELEYKLADFIVRHVESIEKIRFVSSGTEAVMSAIRTARGYTGRDMILKFEGCYHGHSDHLLVKAGSGLVTFGQPSSAGVPESITSQTAVLPLDDEEALESFFNEHGDKLAAAIIEGIPANNGLLVQRHDFMRLLRALTEKHGALLILDEVITGFRLGLEGAAAYYGIFPDLITYGKIIGGGMPVGAFGGRADIMDVLSPLGPVYQAGTLSGNPMAMTAGLATLNKLADGKIYSDLERKNRLFVSELTEKLKGYTINVAGVASIYWIVFQNDLPRRADRIDSDGISHYNRVHEKILNSGIYLPPSGYEVCFISAAHTEVMLKDAASTLADAIRQEAHKWQ, encoded by the coding sequence ATGGACGGCAAAAAGTTCAGCACCGAGAAATCGCAGGAGCTTCTGGAAAAATCTTCCAAAGTCATCCCCGGCGGCGTCAATTCGCCGGTTCGGGCCTTCAAATCAGTCGGCGGAATTCCGCGTTTCATCGAAAGAGGCGAAGGGGCCTATCTTTATGATGTTGACGGTAACCGCTATCTTGATTTCTGCTCTTCCTGGGGACCGCTGATTTTGGGGCACGGCGATCCGGATGTGGTCGCCGCCGTCAAGAAACAGGCGGAGAGGGGAATGACTTTCGGCGCCTCGACGGAACTTGAATACAAGCTGGCCGATTTTATCGTCAGGCATGTCGAATCAATCGAAAAAATTCGTTTTGTCTCTTCCGGAACCGAAGCGGTTATGTCGGCCATCCGCACCGCCCGCGGTTATACCGGGCGCGACATGATTCTTAAGTTCGAGGGCTGCTATCATGGGCATTCGGACCATCTGCTGGTTAAAGCCGGTTCCGGGCTGGTTACTTTCGGGCAGCCGTCATCGGCCGGGGTCCCGGAAAGCATTACCAGCCAGACAGCGGTATTGCCGCTCGATGATGAAGAAGCTCTGGAAAGTTTTTTCAATGAACATGGTGATAAACTGGCGGCGGCCATTATCGAAGGCATCCCCGCCAACAACGGCCTGCTGGTTCAGCGGCATGATTTCATGCGTTTGCTGCGCGCCCTCACCGAAAAGCACGGCGCCCTGCTGATTCTCGATGAAGTCATCACCGGTTTCCGGCTGGGACTTGAAGGCGCCGCGGCCTATTACGGGATATTCCCCGACCTGATCACCTATGGCAAAATTATCGGCGGCGGCATGCCGGTCGGCGCCTTTGGCGGCCGGGCCGATATCATGGATGTCCTCTCGCCGCTCGGGCCGGTCTATCAGGCCGGCACCTTGTCAGGTAATCCAATGGCCATGACGGCGGGATTGGCGACGCTTAATAAATTAGCCGATGGCAAAATATACAGCGATCTGGAACGAAAAAACCGCTTGTTTGTCAGCGAATTGACCGAGAAACTCAAGGGCTATACTATCAATGTTGCGGGAGTGGCTTCGATATACTGGATTGTCTTCCAGAATGACCTGCCGCGCCGCGCCGACCGAATCGACTCCGACGGTATCTCGCATTATAACCGTGTCCATGAAAAAATATTGAACAGCGGCATTTACCTGCCGCCATCGGGGTATGAAGTCTGCTTCATTTCGGCGGCGCATACCGAAGTGATGCTCAAGGATGCCGCATCGACTCTGGCCGATGCCATCCGGCAGGAGGCGCATAAGTGGCAATAG
- a CDS encoding hydroxymethylbilane synthase — MKPVNITIGTRGSDLALYQAHFIKKILEEQFGCCVDIKIIKTSGDKIDDLAFDKMEGKGFFTKEIEDSLLNGEVDLAVHSLKDLMTTQPEGLKLGAAGYRADRREMLLIRKGSNAGEGVVPVRPGGIIGTSSARRKCQIAFYNDSLEIRELRGNVPTRIRKLREGMYDAIVIAAAGVKRLELDLSDLKAIELDPEDFLPAPAQGILGLQIRHDDPKTEAVVSKMGSPDALIEASLERGLLAKFNSGCSLPLGVYSEIRGEQLRLKAVLGIPKDDGWDGMVGVDLTGNNVNELVEKAFMALCKEQK; from the coding sequence TTGAAACCTGTCAATATTACCATCGGGACCAGAGGCTCGGATCTGGCGTTATATCAAGCTCATTTCATCAAAAAGATTCTTGAAGAGCAGTTTGGATGCTGTGTCGATATTAAGATCATCAAAACTTCCGGCGATAAAATCGACGATCTCGCATTCGACAAAATGGAAGGCAAGGGCTTTTTCACCAAGGAAATCGAGGACAGCCTTCTCAATGGAGAAGTCGATCTGGCGGTACATTCGCTGAAGGACCTCATGACCACCCAGCCCGAAGGTCTGAAATTGGGCGCGGCCGGTTATCGCGCCGACCGCCGCGAGATGCTTCTAATCAGAAAAGGCTCAAATGCCGGTGAAGGTGTTGTTCCCGTCAGGCCGGGCGGTATCATCGGCACCAGTTCGGCCAGGAGAAAATGCCAGATTGCCTTTTATAATGATTCCCTCGAAATCAGGGAACTGCGCGGCAATGTCCCGACCCGGATCAGAAAACTTCGCGAAGGCATGTACGACGCTATTGTCATCGCCGCCGCCGGTGTCAAAAGACTTGAACTTGATTTGAGCGACCTTAAAGCTATCGAGCTGGATCCGGAAGATTTCCTTCCTGCCCCCGCGCAGGGCATTCTGGGGCTCCAGATTCGCCATGATGATCCAAAAACCGAGGCGGTTGTTTCGAAGATGGGTTCGCCGGATGCATTGATCGAAGCCTCGCTGGAACGCGGACTGCTGGCCAAATTTAATTCGGGGTGCTCGCTTCCTCTCGGCGTCTATTCGGAAATCAGGGGGGAACAGCTCAGGCTGAAAGCAGTGCTGGGGATTCCGAAAGATGACGGCTGGGATGGAATGGTCGGCGTCGATCTTACCGGCAATAATGTCAATGAACTGGTCGAAAAAGCCTTCATGGCTTTGTGTAAGGAGCAAAAATGA
- the hemA gene encoding glutamyl-tRNA reductase, with protein sequence MEFGIIGSSVWQQNLPLLECLTLDRDEKIDKLHQLKSSLEISELIYLATCNRVEFIYASTGKYSSSQIFYRLLDFFFSGGHAISFFPNDFYHYVGRDAITHLFRTVSSLESLVMGEAQIAGQFKNAYQEAIEAGLAGPFLSRLGDEALNVSKKIKRETEIGKGAQSMASLAFAELEKHLKKNKDAVIALVGAGEMTNKFAKYIRNANLGNILFVNRSLDKAEKLAAEFGGQAVALDKFKQSPANVGAIVSATASPDPIFGESFLALLHASETPVLCIDLAIPRDFAPEFAADEKVRLIDIPYLKARSNGNLRKKFVETSKANDILKQSVHQFLSDRMEISIKPIFRESFNESIELAQTALEDLFAKKVTSLSDEEKEAVLRLVTKLIGHSAFQPARKLSDHLAQMYSQMNLKDFVFPQKSAV encoded by the coding sequence ATGGAATTCGGAATAATCGGCTCATCAGTCTGGCAGCAGAACCTTCCACTGCTTGAATGTCTGACCCTTGACCGTGACGAGAAAATCGATAAGCTTCATCAGTTGAAATCATCGCTTGAGATAAGCGAGCTGATTTATCTGGCCACCTGCAACCGGGTCGAGTTTATATATGCCTCAACCGGTAAATATTCCAGCAGCCAGATTTTTTACCGTCTGCTGGATTTCTTTTTCTCGGGCGGCCATGCCATCAGCTTTTTCCCGAATGATTTTTATCATTATGTCGGCCGTGATGCCATCACGCATCTTTTCCGGACCGTCTCCTCGCTCGAATCGCTGGTGATGGGTGAAGCGCAAATCGCCGGCCAGTTCAAGAATGCCTACCAGGAAGCGATCGAAGCCGGTCTGGCCGGGCCTTTTCTGAGCCGCCTTGGTGATGAAGCGCTCAATGTCTCCAAAAAGATCAAGCGCGAGACCGAGATCGGCAAAGGGGCGCAGTCGATGGCTTCGCTGGCGTTCGCCGAACTCGAAAAACATCTCAAGAAGAATAAAGATGCCGTTATCGCCCTGGTCGGGGCGGGTGAGATGACCAATAAATTCGCCAAATACATCCGGAATGCAAACCTGGGAAATATTTTGTTTGTCAATCGTTCGCTGGATAAGGCCGAGAAACTGGCCGCGGAATTCGGCGGACAGGCGGTGGCTCTGGATAAGTTCAAGCAATCACCGGCTAATGTCGGAGCGATTGTCTCCGCGACTGCCTCGCCCGATCCGATTTTCGGCGAATCATTCCTGGCGCTGTTGCATGCATCCGAAACTCCGGTGCTTTGCATCGATCTGGCGATTCCGCGCGACTTCGCGCCCGAATTCGCCGCTGATGAAAAAGTCAGATTGATCGACATTCCGTATCTTAAAGCCAGGTCCAACGGTAATCTCAGGAAGAAATTTGTCGAGACCAGCAAAGCCAATGATATTCTCAAGCAGTCGGTTCATCAATTTCTGAGTGATCGGATGGAAATCTCGATAAAGCCGATCTTCCGCGAAAGTTTTAATGAATCCATAGAGCTGGCCCAGACCGCGCTCGAAGATCTCTTCGCCAAGAAAGTGACTTCATTGAGCGATGAGGAAAAAGAAGCGGTCCTGAGACTGGTCACCAAGCTCATCGGACATTCCGCCTTTCAGCCGGCACGCAAACTGTCCGACCATCTGGCGCAAATGTACTCCCAAATGAATCTTAAGGATTTCGTCTTCCCCCAGAAGAGCGCCGTTTGA